In the Salvia miltiorrhiza cultivar Shanhuang (shh) chromosome 8, IMPLAD_Smil_shh, whole genome shotgun sequence genome, TCTTAGCCTTGATAGTGGCATGCATCAACAAGTGAAGAAGGAGGAGGATTGCAGCTGGCTGTTGGGAGTCAAGAAGCAGCTGCTTTGCTGCTGGGATTGTGCAGACAGTTTCAAGAAAGAGGCTGAAGCTCTCATGAGCGGCGCCGATTTCGTGTCGAGTTCCTCCGCCGCCAGCCTGCCGTCGTGGCTCCAACAGTACAAGGATGAGAAGAGGAAGCAACTGATTAGTATCAATCAGGTTAGATTTCAACTTttttcgaatatatatatatatatgtgtgtgtgtgctttttaattattctaacgTGGATATATACTTTTGTTATATAGGAATCTGACAAAATAAAGGATCTTTGTAAGAAATGGAACTCGATATGCAGCTCAGTTCACAAGAAGCCACATTTCCTCGAAAAAGTGCTGAATCTATCGTCGTCTTCGTCGTCCTCCGCCTCATCCAGCGATCACACCAAGTCCAGGATTCATCGGAACCTTCTCAACTGGCCGGTGATCTTGGATCGCGAAGGCGAGGTTTCGAAGCCGGAGCTCCTATCAAACCCTAATTCGAGCCCCAATTCAGCATCCTCTAGCGAAGCAAGCCAAGACATGAAGCTCCCTCACAAATTCGAGGAGCTCAATTCGGAAAATCTGAGGATTCTCACAGCCGCATTGGAGAATAGAGTCCCACAGCAGAAGCACATCGTTCCTGAAATCGCGAAGTCGATCCTCCGGTGCCGGTCGAGGACGACGGCCGCCAGGAGAGAGAGCTGGTTAGCGTTCTTAGGCGGCGACGATAATGGCAAGGAGATGATGGCCAAGGAGATCGCTGGGGTCGTGTTTGGATCCGCCGACACCGACTTCGTCGCCATCGGCGTCAGCCGTTTCTCATCGACGCCGTCGAGGAGAGACGAGGAGGAGGTGGCGAGCGGCGGCAACAAGAGGGCGAGAGACGAGCAAGGCGGCGGCGTTTACGACAGATTCGCCGAAGCGGTTCGCGATAATCCGAGGCGATTGTTCTACGTCGAAGATGCCGATCAGATTGATTACGGCGGCGTGAGAGGGTTCGAGCGAGCTATGAGAGACGGCAGCGTTTCGATTGGGGGCGAAATCTTCCCGCTCAAGGATGCAATTGTCATCTTCACCTGTGCGGCGGAGCATGTTGATGATggcaagagagagaaagatggtgatgaagaagaagaagaggacgAGAAACGTGGACCGTTGGATTTGAACGTCGCGACGGAAGATGATGGGAGTGGGAATATTCAGATTCTGGATTCAGTCGACATGCAAGTGGTGTTCAGAAACCAAGTATTGTAAATTAGGGTgaaacttgagagagagagatacacATGCACTGTAATTTCTCacttctattttttcttttttcttttttggtgggggtgattttttgttgtattttgtTACTGAATGTTTTTTACTACTTCGTAGGGTAATATCGGGGTGAGGGTAAAGAAGTGAAAATTGTAACGTTGACTAACCATAAATTAAAACTAAGTTGCAGTAGTTCTTAATTTCTTTGTACCTTTCTTTGCACCTATCATAAACGATCAATCGTGCATGAAATTTTTCGACCAAGTCCATCCCCCAAATATAATAGAGTTAATAGGTAAATTTAtacattctcatttaattaaaataattattattcataaagataaaaaaaactaaataattaatctaatttatgttaatatataaatatatcctTAATGACTTAAAAAAGATATATTCAACTCTGCGCAAAACCTACGACTCTCTCACAAAAAATGTTATGAGAATGTGAGAACCGTTATAATTAATGCATACGTAGTAAAAATTAATccattcgttgttaaaattaattctACTAAAAAAATTTGCTCCCTTCAATATTCAAACACGGGtgatgcattcatccaacaagaagATGCATCATCTGTAAATCTTGAAGATCAAATTAatgaaaatggttctctgttcttattttatttagtcgtTCATACTTgaattctctctccctctctctctctctctctctctctctatatatatatatatatatatatatatatatatatatatatttcgagttattttatttcaagttatgaattcagcttttaaactcaaattcacaatcaaaattattGCTAATTGTAATAAATTctaactttaaaactcgaaCACACCACATCTCTGCTACCCAAACCTTGAGCCGCAGCTATATCGGATGGACGTTTTCGCTGCCTACATGACCACCCATCCAATTCTTTTTTATGCCATTCTGTTCCAAAACTCCAGAGTCTTCTTTTCTTTcgataagagcatctccaacgcCGGGTCGATAGCCCTGGATGGACACGGAAAACACGGCGCACCGCATGCTGGAGAGCCGCGGTGGTGCGACCCCGATTTGATAGTCCGCCTTGGGTCGATGGGCTGATTTTGTTGAATGCATGCGTTTGATGCGCgcacaaaataattataaaaaaaagctGTAAATTCCTAatgtttacacggaattggttttttcacctatttttatttttcttcttttaaatacctaacctttcgtttttatctcaaatttgtccgg is a window encoding:
- the LOC130997399 gene encoding protein SMAX1-LIKE 3-like → MRSGGYTLHHSLTVEATAIVKQAVSLARRRGHAQVSPLHVASAMLASPAGLLKRACLQSHSHPLQCKALELCFNVALNRLPTSASAPLLLGPHSHLPSLSNALVAAFKRAQAHQRRGSIESQQQPILALKVEIEQLVISILDDPSVSRVMREAGFSSTQVKANVEHLKSTSDPPPPKESKPSLPPPANLSQFRPQSCDVDGVLEAMRTRNAVIVGESAAAGEAVVKKVMEKFERRDVGEEMRAVRFISVPLATLRDVSKEEFEVKLGELRALVKSCVGGGGVVLYLGDLEWVSGFWCKQDEVLYSPVEYIIMELSRLLCNKRVSLMGVATFQTYARCTTGRPSLQTLWSLHPLTLPLPTTTTTTTTSLALGLSLDSGMHQQVKKEEDCSWLLGVKKQLLCCWDCADSFKKEAEALMSGADFVSSSSAASLPSWLQQYKDEKRKQLISINQESDKIKDLCKKWNSICSSVHKKPHFLEKVLNLSSSSSSSASSSDHTKSRIHRNLLNWPVILDREGEVSKPELLSNPNSSPNSASSSEASQDMKLPHKFEELNSENLRILTAALENRVPQQKHIVPEIAKSILRCRSRTTAARRESWLAFLGGDDNGKEMMAKEIAGVVFGSADTDFVAIGVSRFSSTPSRRDEEEVASGGNKRARDEQGGGVYDRFAEAVRDNPRRLFYVEDADQIDYGGVRGFERAMRDGSVSIGGEIFPLKDAIVIFTCAAEHVDDGKREKDGDEEEEEDEKRGPLDLNVATEDDGSGNIQILDSVDMQVVFRNQVL